The Falco cherrug isolate bFalChe1 chromosome 3, bFalChe1.pri, whole genome shotgun sequence genome segment TGAGGAACAAAACCTCCAAACCATAGATTTTCACTTGCTAAATGacagcagcaagggaaagcaCGAGAAGGATGGACTTGATCACCGATACCTGGGGAAGGTTGTCCCCTCTGGGTACAGGCATGCATCTTACCAGCTCTCCCTGAACAGAGGATGACCTAAACCTGGAAGGGACAGAGATGCCTGTGAAGTCTCCATTTTGCCCACACTAGCACTAGTCCACCCAGTCTGAGCTCCCCTACTCTGCCAGCACCGCCACGCAGCTGTGCAGCCCTCCTCCATCAGTGTCACCTTGGCATCCAGTCTGCCTGACTGCAATATTAACGGTAATGAGGCTTACAAGGGAGGAGAGTTCTCTGGCCTGTGACTACATGCTGCTTGTGCAGCTCTGAAACAGCTGTGAAACGCTATGCTCTCCTTAGGCAGCTCCTAAGGCCTCGCCTAACCACCCTTAATACCTGTCAGAGTATGATGGTCTAATGAAATTATGACACAGGTACAATCCTTAATACGAAGGTTGTCCTACAGGGTCCAGGTGTCTTTACAGGATTACAGTATTCTCaccatgcaggagcaggctaTTAAATGCATACACCATTTAAATGGTGACCCTTGCATGAGGAACTGTGTCAGCTACAGTAGCTGTGTACGGGCAAAGCCCTGAGATCCTTTAAAAACCCTGCcccagaaggaaaaataaaggacatGAAATGATTCATAGCACTTGTATGGGGAACattttaggtttttgtttttgcttttcattttaagtctTTTCAGACTCAGTTTAACAAACAAATCAAGCCcattcttctctcttcctcctggtGACAGGTTGCCCAGATGCCTGTCTGGGTCAAGGAGgcactgctgtattttattttaccacCTAGCatcacccagctctgcagagttTTTAACCTCTTAATTCCCAATagcattttgttctttgcttatCCCATCATTTCCCcatatttgctttcttaaaccttccaaaataatttccacCAAATCCAAACACTTAGCAGCCTGTATGTCAGGCTAGTTTCTCAGCACAAAGAGGAAAGTATTTCTCCCCCTGAGCTGCAGAAGACCAGGTGCCCCCAGTTCCAGGTCAGAGCTAAGCCTTCAACAAAAAGATCTTCCAGGGATAGGCAAGAAGGTTCAAGTTCACCAAACCAGTTCAATAAAGCCAGGATCAGGCTCACTGCTGGAGCTCCTTGGTGTTTACAGTCTCAGGCTGTCACTTTGATATATCTCCTCCTCTCGGAGTATGTGCCTTGCACCCTGCTGCCAatgccacagctgcagccactCACAGAGGCGGTGGCTGTTTCCACACTCTGTTCCTGGATGGTACGAATGCCTGTGCCGTGCAACACGTCCCACAGACCTACATAAGCCCgggagaaagaagggagagCTGGCAGAACTGCCAAAGAGACGAATGTTGTCTGAGGTAGAGCAATCCCTGCACCTCAGGTCCAAACTTGTCCTCTTGGTGCAAGAAACCCAGGACAGGGAGGAAGTTTCCAAAATCGGTGACTTCCAAGTTGGTTGAAAATCTTCTGCCCCTCCCCTAAGCACAGGTTTTCTCCACAAAAACTGCAGGTGGTTTCCAGGGAAAACTCTGGAACTGGGTGAAGTCTCACTTTCAATTTCAGATTATGGGTTTTGTCTTAGTTTGGTGCTaacaagtattttctcttcagCCACTGCCATATTCATTCACTTTCCCAAAGAGGTGgtgaaaaaaattgaaggaaaaatTCCTCTCCTGCCCTCGGGTTTTAGTTTGCCCAGCTCTGAAGACAGGCCCATACTGCACACTTTTGCCACCCCAGTTACATCAGCTCCACCACCTCCAGAAATAAAGACATGAAGCCAAGAAAAGCAATCTCACACTGGTGAAGACCGCACCTCTGCTAGGAAGCTCTGCAGGTAGCTTCCTAAGTCAGAGATCCTGCTTTCCGACTGCCAAGCCTTGGGCTCATGCCTCTGAAGTGCTACAGGGAAGTCACTGattttttctgtgcctcagtcAACTATCTGCACACCACCTGTGTACACATCCGTGTTGAGAGGGATATAGGGCTACGTTCTAGAGAAACAACGAGGAATGCGACATGGGGTGTGGGCTGTCTCGTCAGCCACGAGCACATGCACAGCACCAAGCGCAGGGGCGGCAagctcagctgcaggagcagcacagatAGCAGGTGCTGCCAGAAATGTCTGCAGCATCACACCCTTAACAAAGCAGCGAAGTTAATTAAatagcaggaaaggaaaagaccaTTTAAAGAGCTGAGTGTGAATGACTAAAGGTCTTAGTCACTCATTTATGAAGATCTTAGGCAAaaactcctttaaaaataatttttatctggATCACGTTCCTTTAAGAAATTTCTCAAATCATCCAGCGAGAACTACTGGGAAATGTAACTCTCATTCCCTGAGACTTTCAGTGGCCAGAATGTTTGTGACAACTGCCacctcctctctctgcctgcaACATTCTCTTAGGCTGAGCAATCTCACTTAGCACAGGACTACGAGAGCTGCTAGAGAACAATGATTTTTgtcctgcagaaacagaaaattttcttcctaaaaacgTTGAGTTGAAACTTCCCAGTGTTTCAATAGATGCCTTCTTCAAATACATCTTCTTGtttcattcaggaaaaaaaaaaaaaaaagctcttaacatttcagaaagaaacaaaaatcaactGTGGAAGACTCCATGTGGAGGCTATTTCGGAAGtctatttcacattttaagaaACACTGGAAACATTCCACCAGCTCTTCACGCAATATGGTAGTGATGGAAATGTAAGAGCACATTGGGAATGTTAAGTGTGCAGCACTTAGGGATCAGTGATTTGGTTTCCCAGGGTGCCATTTGTACCAGAAATGCCCTGTTAAATTTTTTAAtaagtgggttttttctcaATGGGACCAGTTGTCCTCCCAAGCTCAGAGAATGCAGCGCACACACTTCTGCCAGAACAGCTACGTGGGTGGGGTAACAGTaaaaggaaggagcagggaTGACAGTacttggtgctgctgcctgttgcCTCCAAAGGTTTCATaaaagcaaaccacagcccaaaCTGTGCCTTTCTCACAAGGCTAAGACAGTATTGCCCGCAGTGCCTCCGCTCAGGAAAGGAAGGTATCAGTCAGGCTGACTCAGGAAACGTTACAGAGTTTGCCCTTGTGGTCTGAATCATCGGTTGCACGCAGAGAGGCAAGAGGTGGCAAACTGAGAGTAGTCCATTGGTATTAGAGCAGTACGCAAAGACGGACCTACAGATGAGGCAATGTACTAAGGAATGACAACCCCATCCCAATGCGTTTATGCTCTATATGAGTAAAACAGTGGGAGAAGATAGGCACAGTAGCATGATTACCAGTGACGGAGAGCACTATCAAGCCCAGTccgctgcagcagcaggcagccctgcctgcaatCCTGAGGTCATTACAGGCCAAGAGACCCCACAGCAGGCTCCCAGCACACCAATGGGTGCGACAGGGCTTCCTGCCCCTCACATACGAGTCTtgctcctgccagcacctgATTGTTGCTGCCTGGGCACTCAAGGCCAAGGGCAAAGGCTAGTTGGACAGCAAAGCAAACTTTTGGTGCGTACAATGCAAACTCAGCGCCCGCCATTAGAGGATGCTGTTGAAAATACTCATGTAGGACCACTGTACCGGAGGGTGCTGAGCCATGCTGAGTGCCGAAGGAGGTTTAGTGAAACTTGCCAAGTTTTCCAGTAGGTTTAGATGAGAGGCTGTCGCTTGGAGGACCAGATGTATTTTGTTTGATAGGCAGCGACACCTCGTGGCACAGGCCTCCCCCCAGTCTGTTGCCAACAGTACACTTGGTTTTGCTGGAACAGCTTCTGTCATGCTGAAATCACGGGGAGTTTTGCCCCAGAGTCCGGTGGAGCCCAGATTTCAGGGCAGATGTTTCACAGGAAGCAATGATGATGATAAGATAGATTCACCTCTTGCAAACGCTTACTAAAAATCACACATCATCTTTAAGAGAAGCTGCCTGAGGGCTCTTAGTAAGACCCTAATGAGACTGGCCCTAGAATTGCTTCCTCTTTTGTTGAGGCTGCTACAGCAACTGTAAGAGCTGTGCATTGGTACTAGCTCTGCAGTTGGGGTGCTAAAGGGGAACAGACCTAGGACCCTCCAGACCCTTAGCTTTGGGGGTTTTCCTTAAAAAGGATTATAGTTCTTTTTGCACAAGAAAGCGaaacttcataaaaattaaacacaggTAGTGAAACAGCCAAGGAACCAGAAAAATACTGGTAACAGAAGCCCATGGTAAGAAGAAATGGAGATTTTTGGAGAAAGTGGTTACTGAAGAAATTTGTAACTGCATCTCCTATGGCTCAAATCATACCATGCTCAAGGAAACGAGGCATTTCATACCTTCGTGGTAAACATACAAGCTTTTGCCAGGACCAACCCCACTCTATTGGCTCTTCCACACAGAACCGAGAACCTGACATTTACAGATGTAGCAACGGGCTTTCTGCTGAGCTTGGAGAGTTTTACACCTAGAGAAGACCCAGAAAAGCCCCTTTTCTCTATGTCGGTGTTATCTTCTGTGTGGTAACTTCATTGACCCATTTCCTTTCCTCATGGCACAGGCCTGGAGGTAACTGTGATGGGAAGAGCAGGAGAACAGATGTGCCAACCAAGCAGCAGGACTGATTTGgctatttttccccttctctgcacACAGGATGCAATGGCACAGCTATTCCAAGCACATACGCCTGGGCACATTGTATTTTGTAGCATAGCTCATGGCTGAACTAGGATGtttcctgctgtgtttctgaTACAGACAGAACAAACTGCTGTCTCCATGACTTTGCTTTAGGAAGATGTGTGAGGCTGTAAAATACAGCAGCAACTTAGGAACTGAGCTTTGCCCCAGGAGAGCTTTGGAATTTAAAGGTACCACGTGCTGAAAACACAAACACCTCAAGAATTTCATAGCTGCAAATGTCAAGGCCAACAGCCAACGTGCTCATCAATTAGGCAGCGCAGGGGCCAAGAACCATCTGTGTGTTGGCACAGTCCTGGCAACTGGTCCTTATCTTGACAGATATTTTTGGGTTGATGACAAATATGTGATAAGTGGTAACCAAGGTTTAAGGAAATTGCAGCGCTGGCATTCAACAAAACCACAGGATTTATCAGAAGGACCCATGTCCCTTCATTTGCCCATACTTGTATAAGGGCCAGATCCTTGTCTGATTTCTGCACTTTACTTCCCCCATCTGTAAAGTGGAGCAATTCCCtaacttctgaaaaacattcttGACAACGTAAGTTAAGAGAAAATCCTTGACTCTTGTAAACATGAGACTATCATAGTACCACATACTGGTTACtggtttttattattgttaGGTTATTATCAGTCATCTCATGcaataaaacattatttgatTTCTATCAATAGTTCACAGCCGCATAAGTAAATTCCAAAGGtcaattttttaatgaagtgcCTCACAAGGTAAGGCTCACACCGTTCAGCTGTGTTCCTTTTGCACCTAGCCTGTGACAAAGTTCAGTTATGTTACACTGGAGGGCGTAGTACTGCAATCTTTACAACCTCTTTTTGTCAAAAGCACTCGAAGCTCCTTCCCCAGTTCAACGTGCATTGCTGTATTTGGGCTGAACCAGGAAGCGAGGCTGTGTGCGTGCGCAGTTCATTCACTGCATGCTCCTCTGTAATTCATACAACTTAGTACAAGAAAACAACACGATGAAAAGgtagcaagaaaagaaatacattataAGCAGAAAACTTCTGTTTCGGCATGTCTACCTGGAGGGTCAGAGTCCTGATGGCACTGTGCTTCCTGTGGCAGACTAGAGGTACAGTACAGCTGTCTTtgttacttttcattttgctatgCTATGTGGCTTTTCTTGTAGGAAAAAAGACATATGGGCAAATTTTAAGCAGTTGAAATGAGAATGATTCACACAAAATATTCTGCTGTAAAgaaattgtaatttaaaatcCATCTACAGAATGTGTCTTGTTGTGAACACTAGCAATGTATACAGTTATCTACTAGAAGAAATGGGTGCCAGGAAAGTACTGGTAACAAGCCTGCATGCTGCAGCTCACTGCATTCATGGTAGGACCTGCCTTTGAAGAACTGGGATTGAATGAATGGGAACTGAATGTCTGCCTCATCCAGGGGCTAGAAGGTAGGAGTGCAGGGGAGTCAGGATGGAGTTTCTGGGGTTGTAAACCAGATCATAGTGAAATCCATCGAGACCATGATGTCTTATAGAATAAGACAGTTCACACAAATGTAGGTCCTAATTCTAAAAGCTGTTTTGTAAGAGAAAAACACGACTGCATCACAGAACATACCTGCTTCCATAGCCAGTTTTCAGTCTTAAATTAACTGAACTGCTCTGCCCCAAATTTTGAAGCCACCTTGGTCAAATCCAGGTGATATTTCCTATCcccaaagatattttaaatcattCACATAGTTTTCCCTTTCAATCAGGTCATGTTCAACTTCCCCCTCCTCAAAATGTTACATTATCGTCAAAGGATTTTGACATGATCTTGACATGGACTCCAGGAGAAGGCTCTCCACCGGATGTGACATACACTGTAAAGTATGAAAGGTAAGCGCTTACAAAGGATGTCTGATTGAAACTATGGCACAGGGCAAACATCTGTGCATGTATATTAATCGGTGTCATTATGGTCAGTGATCTGGCTGCATCCTTTCACCAAAACCAATCCTTATCTGCGTGGAAAGTGCTCCAAACTCTGAGCAAAATTTGGTACCCAGCCTTCAAAACacttccttttcttgctctataaattataataaaaccgcatgtttaatattaatatgtgtctgtttcttcttttagcCAGGAACGCATGGATGAATGGATAAAGGTTCCTCATTgcaaaaatattcacagaaCCTCTTGCAATCTAACTTGTGTGCTTCCAAACCTCTTTGTTAAAGTCCGGGCTCGAGTAAAAGCTGTTTCTGGACGATTCCGGTCGCCATGGGTAGAATCACAATTCAAGGAATACCATTTGGATGGTGAGTATTTGTTAGGTTacagcctggaggaaaggaCATCCTAACAACACTGTTGGCATGAGCAAATGAGTAGACCACACtccacagaaagagaaacagtaaGAAGCAGCTTTATGAATGACAGAGATTTGAGTGAGCACAAACAACAATGAGCCATgataatatgaaaataaattttgtcgCAGGTGTCAGAATTTGTTCAGTGCTCTAGGTGAACAGACTGGCTTCAAGCTTTCCCCCTACCAGTGGGGGTACGTTAGATGGAAAAGAAGTATGCCCttgccttcctccttccttcatgTCTATCGCAAGATAACGGAAGTGCAGATTAGTCACAGAGAAGCATTACTTCTGCGAAGCTAAGACTCAAGTAAGCACTATTCTTATGTCTGGTCACTCAATTACAGTGGAACTGGCTCCCCCAGTGCTGAATGTGAATGTCAAGGAGAACTTAATGCATGTGAATGCCTCCTTCCCTTTGGCCACCTGTGTGGAGAGTTTCTCTTGGATGTACGACTTGAACCTTTGGGAAGCTGGATCTGAAGACAAGGTCGGTAAAAGTGGCACTTCTTAGACAAAATGGAGGAATGATGCCCAGCCTGAATGAAAATAGCTTCACATttctgggcagggagggacaggatccagagcctggagaaaatgaaatggcCAAACCAGAGTTAAAgcaaagccagagaaaaaaaagtagatgtatgtgtgtgcatccTTATTTTATTGGTTAGTTCCCTATGTTTATCAGGAAGATGTGATGGGAAGGCTATGCTACAGTCTGTATAATAGTGCAATATCTGAGGTTTAAAACAACTAGTTCAGGTACTGCTAACAGCATGTCGTGACAGAACAGAGCACAGCACCAGGTGGAAATCCCACCCTCGAATCCATAAACTGTAGGAGAGATGCTTGCTACAAACAGCAAGCGAGAGATGAAGTGCCCCTCCATGGACCTTCCAACCACTGGAGCCACAGAACACAATGAAGAGAATCACATGCTAAAAAGGTAGAGAAACACCACCCAGATAATGAAAGAATCATCTTTCCAAcctctgttctttttgtttctaaacagAAGCTATACGAACGTAACTTTAGGAAGAGTACGGTGACTATCGATACCACTGCACTTAGAGGCAACTACTGTTTAAGTGCCAGATCTTCCATTCAGAGCATTGACTTCAAGCACAGCAAATTCTCCAAACCAGTGTGTGTGCTATTAAACCACAAAGGTATAGCCCTGCTGGGGAAAGGATGTGGTGAGACATCAAACAGGATTGGGGCAAGTCAGAGATTTCCACCaaaatcagctttaaaaaaaaaaaaaagggggggggggggggggggaagcttcCTGTTAAATGTCCTCTTTGGATTTTCTAGTGAAAGgttcctgctttctgcagaaatattttcattaaaaaaaaccaaccctgaaatattttctgaaaatcctGAAATTTTGGGAATATTCAAATTTATCCTGAAAAATATGTGGATGAAGCCACATTTTTAACCCGCTCCGAGTTAGTTACTGGCTGGTATCAACATTCATTTGTGGCCGTGACTCTGACTTAAGAGTCTGATCTTAGGCAAGTCTGTTATCCTTTCTGTGCATTTGTAAAATAAGGATATTAAGCCTAGCATTTTCTGAGATTCTGAAAGAGAAACTGAGTATAAGAGCCCATACTACTATAAAATATACCACCAGCagattatttctgtctttttctttttcagcagtgGAATGGAAGTTCCCATTTTCTGCCACAACCcctgtgtttttccttcccatctttCTGACAAGTGCCTTCATCACCTGCTTGCTGAAACAAGATgctaagcaaaagaaaatacctcATGCTTTGGTATGGCCCAAACGCTGGGGTCCACTCCTGACTCAGTCTTGCTGATTTTCAGAGGATAActggggaggggagtgggggaaTTCTGCACTTCTCAGTTTTGCATTCATAAGTCCCAGTATAAGTAAGCTTTCTTATATCcaaactgttctttaaaaagcatcacTAACTCACTGATCTGTgtgtcttgtttcttttccctggtAGGATTTCTCTCATTTAAAAGCTGCTGGACCAGCCTTTCACTGTGAGCTCAGTGAAAAGGAAATCTTCAGTGACTATCTTGTCTGCacaggaaagccagtgtcacaaaggaaaacaaacaaagctttAGCAAGAAATAACCTACCATGGATGGCTTCTCTcctatcatcatcatcatcattggaggaggaggaggaggaggaggaggaggaggaggaggaggaggaggaagacagcAGTTCTGTCATCCCATACACTGAAGTGCCCCAGTTTCCAAAGAGACATCTCAACTGTCAACCATCCAGAACAGCTCAGGGGGAAACTAGCTTGGACTCTGGATCTGGAGGTCTCTCTGTGGATAGTGGATCTGTGCTTGACCTAAGTACATTgggtttctctttctttccaatGAGAAAGAAGGAGGTGGACACCTCAGGATCCCAAGGAAATGAGAAGGCGTCCCTTTCTCACAGTTTCTCTTTGAGAAGAATATCCTCCCTCACTGATGTGAGTTTCCCAGGCCCCAGGGAACATGGACAGCATGATACAGACAGGGATGGATGCCTGGAAATGACCCCTCTTCAAACACTGACAGAGGGGATTTGTGCCAAACTTCCAGCTGAAGAGCACTACCTGCATAGGAAGGCTCATCATTTCACCAAGTATTACCAGAAACCAACAGCTGATGTGCATGCCCAGATCGGTGAGGTATCACAGCTCAGTGAGGATCCCGAGCTGCTCATTTCCTTTCAGACATTACAGGTGGCAGAAGATGAAGGTATTGCAAGTGACTGTGACAGTGATAATTTTACAGAAGGGACACCTCCCACATCCACGGTGCTAAGCGACACATTTGAAACATCAAATATGGAGGAAAAATATGATCAGGAGTTTAAAATCAAAGGCTACGAGCACACACATTACATGGGAAGGAGCTAGAGTATCCTAGCAGTTCTGTGGCATTCCTGGAAAACGTTAGAGCTCCAGATAGCCAGGCACGGATATATAAACAAGAACAAGGACAAATAACTGATAATGgtgctttttgtatttattcaaCTAGACAGAGCTTGTTCTGCTGATGTCTGGCCTGTCGAGGCATATAGCTTTAGGGACACAAAAGGTATATTTTACAGCTAAGTAACTAAGGTACATTCACCGTCCCTCTGTACAAGTACAGCCGTAATAGGGTGCTAAGGCGCTGGTGCAAGGCACACGATTTGAACACAGACAGGGGTGATGCATGCAGTGATACCTCATGTAGGTATCACACAGCAAATGCTGCCTTGTGTTGACTTGAGGCTTCAGAGCAAGGTAACTTTTACTTGTGTTATGAAAGGCAAAACCACCTCTGGGACAGCAAAGCTACAGCCTGGACCTGCAGGAAATCATCAGCTGGGTTCTGGAAACAGTGTGCTGTGCCTGCGTGTTGATTCTGAGCCAGATGAACTGCTAACATTACATTTGCTTCCCTGTAACTGCAAAACTGTCCCCCTGCTTGACTGGAAGTACCTTACAAAGACATTTAGCAACCTTTGCTTCTTGTGGGCTGAAAAGATTTCTGCCTCAACCTACAGATACCACCTTCTGTCTTTCAACAGAGTGAACTGAAGTCAAAGTGATAAACGCacacatttgtttatttatttatttttggttttatacaaATATACTTATTGAAGCTGAAAttccctctgctgtgcagaaTGTCTGAGAACTGCTTATGCACAGGCAATAATATTTTGATATATAACtccatgtgtgtgtgttcttaTGTTTCCCAAAACTAAAGGGTGAGTGCCATTTATCCTGAAaaacattgcattttaaaacaggaCCCCATCATGTGCTTCTTACTGTTTTGGTTTGAGCGGAAGCCTATGAGACTTCCCAGCCAGGTCACTCTGAGACACTGAAAGACCAGGACCGTGACCATCTCTCTGAGCAAAGAATCAAAGCAGAAGTCAACCAGCAAAAGGCACAGGAGAGACAGGGCCTCCCTTGGCTGGGCAATACCGGtcttttcagagtatttttaatttgcactCTTCACATCTCACAGAAACATACTCTCCCATTTTATTCCAATAAAAGGACAcgcagaaaagcaaagcattaaaACAAAGAGGGAGACACACAGCAGCCATGCTCTGCATTCAGAGAGTTGTCTCAGATGAGGGAAGGGTGTTGATGGAGGGTATTAAAGCTGATATTTTCAGAGAACCAAGAGAACAATATTCCagagatgccccatccctggaagtgttcaaggcctGGTTGAACGGGGCTTTGAGCGACCCGGactagtgggaggtgtccctgcccatggcagtggggctggaaccagatgacctttaaggtcccttccaacccaaaccattctgtggttctatgattAGAAGGACGTAGGAGGTTACAGAAAGGGTTGGGAACTGCtttgaaagaggaaagcaagatGTACTAATTAACGTACTGAATTAAAGtaaaaaggggaggaggagaaaagattCATCGGctagaattttccttttttgtcttaCCTGTGCTCTGCAAAGTGTCCTTAGGTATATCCTGCACTGTAATCCCTCCAGTTCATTTAGAGATACAGATCATCCAACTACATTCACCACCCATTTTCTTGTGCAATCAAGGGAAAACCCCCAAGCTTTGAGTTACAGGAAGCTCTGAAGTTGTGTAACCcctacaaaattattttggcatgTCACAGCTCTGCAAAGAGAGCCTGGGATCAGTTCTTTGGCTTGTACAGGTTTTCTCAGGATGGAACTGAGGGAGAGGCTACAGGATAGTTGAGCTTTACTGGTGGAGGCAGCATCCCACTcctgcatgttttctttcaccAGGGCTTGAGACCTGCCTACCATTGCAAAAGGGTCAGGGATGGACAAAACACAGTGCTCCCTCTTCCAGAGCAATGGATCCTTAtcttatcatagaatcatagaatcacttaggttggaaaaggcgTTTAAGACCATGGAGTCCAACCGtaagcccagcactgccaagtccaccactaaaccatgtccctaagtgccacatctgcacgtctttcaaatacctccagggatggtgactccaccacttccctgggcagcctgttccaaggcttgacaaccctttcggtgaagaaacttttcctaatatccaatctaaaccgCTCTTAGTGCAACTtgagactgtttcctctctaGAGGAAACCTagatccttcaccagcttcattgcccttctttggacatgctccggcacctcaatgtctttcttgtagcgAGGGGCTACACCTCCCCATCACTAATGGCAATACTATTAGGCCAATCTGATGCCAGAGCTAAGATATAATGTCTATTTTATCAGGATCCCTAATATTTTCAGAGCTGCCCCTCAGCTCTGTTTCCTGGGCTATTCAAAAGGTAATGTCTCTCTAGAaataagggaagaaataaagtcTTAAGTTATATTCTCAAAACTAAAGTCTCAGGTGCACTACCATTTCCCTTACCTCTGCCCTATCATGGGTCATCACACTGCAGAAGCATGAGGCAGTGAcgtgagggaaggaaaaaaatggaaatactttaGCAAGCTATTCAGGAAACACCCAGAGAGTTTGTACTTAATTAGATGTAGGTCATACTGGTGGATAGGTATGTCTTGTTTAATAAACCTGTGAggcttctgcatttttccaagTGAGATGAGAAAGACAAAATGACAGCTATGCATCAGTGGTATGATTTAAAACATACAGCTCCGTTAATATTGAAGCAGGGCAGGGAACAGAAGCAACTTCAGGAACAGAAAATCCATGAGATGAAGAGGTAAGCAGAAGGGGTAGTAATTGCTATCACATGTTTGGCCACAAGGATAGATCAGTGAAAACAGTGTGCTTTCAGCTTCTGAAGCACAGGTAGTTTGTATTTTGATCAAATTGGCTGCAGGTGTGAT includes the following:
- the IFNLR1 gene encoding interferon lambda receptor 1 → MSTWRVRVLMALCFLWQTRGHVQLPPPQNVTLSSKDFDMILTWTPGEGSPPDVTYTVKYESQERMDEWIKVPHCKNIHRTSCNLTCVLPNLFVKVRARVKAVSGRFRSPWVESQFKEYHLDVELAPPVLNVNVKENLMHVNASFPLATCVESFSWMYDLNLWEAGSEDKKLYERNFRKSTVTIDTTALRGNYCLSARSSIQSIDFKHSKFSKPVCVLLNHKAVEWKFPFSATTPVFFLPIFLTSAFITCLLKQDAKQKKIPHALDFSHLKAAGPAFHCELSEKEIFSDYLVCTGKPVSQRKTNKALARNNLPWMASLLSSSSSLEEEEEEEEEEEEEEEEDSSSVIPYTEVPQFPKRHLNCQPSRTAQGETSLDSGSGGLSVDSGSVLDLSTLGFSFFPMRKKEVDTSGSQGNEKASLSHSFSLRRISSLTDVSFPGPREHGQHDTDRDGCLEMTPLQTLTEGICAKLPAEEHYLHRKAHHFTKYYQKPTADVHAQIGEVSQLSEDPELLISFQTLQVAEDEGIASDCDSDNFTEGTPPTSTVLSDTFETSNMEEKYDQEFKIKGYEHTHYMGRS